A genome region from Chthonomonas sp. includes the following:
- a CDS encoding J domain-containing protein: MGSSRRAYDLLRGYVNHHMDRIRDLDSDAAAREELNASLSPGGVDAAPTTQAPSAEPINQQEIARKILGVPEGAPFTDVRRAYERLSKRSDPAKFVVGTEERRLSEELHARIETAYRILSAEVPAVEKRFNNLEID; this comes from the coding sequence ATGGGCAGTTCGCGCCGCGCTTACGACTTACTTCGAGGTTACGTCAACCATCACATGGATCGCATTCGCGACCTCGATTCGGACGCGGCCGCTCGCGAGGAACTCAACGCCTCGCTCAGTCCCGGCGGGGTGGATGCCGCGCCGACAACTCAGGCACCGAGCGCCGAGCCGATCAATCAGCAGGAGATCGCGCGCAAGATTTTGGGCGTCCCGGAAGGCGCGCCGTTCACGGATGTGCGCCGCGCGTATGAGCGGCTGAGCAAGCGCAGCGACCCCGCCAAATTTGTGGTCGGCACCGAGGAACGTCGCCTCTCGGAAGAACTCCACGCCCGCATCGAAACCGCCTATCGAATCCTCTCGGCCGAAGTACCGGCGGTCGAAAAGCGGTTCAACAACCTCGAAATCGACTAG
- a CDS encoding histidine--tRNA ligase, with amino-acid sequence MSYQNIRGTHDILPAEIALWQWLEQTFGALAHAYGYQEIRTPIFEATELFERSSGDTSEVVTKEMYTFLDRKGRSLTLKPEGTAPVIRAYLQHRLGQPNQVTKLWYLTPFFRYERPQKGRFRQPHQFGLELIGAKGPAADAEIIELTCRFYEAVGIKDTVVLLNSIGRSATRAAFRDVLLEHMAGYIETISDEDRAKVTKNPLRLIDTKEPVALELLKSAPQILDYLEDDSRAHFDGVRAALDRAGVKYRLAPEVVRGLDYYTDTVFEVHSEHLGAQGALCGGGRYDGLIQELGGPATPSVGVGIGVERLGIVLEGMGIAREPGRPTAYVVAATPEVWEAVESLVRTLRGQSIGCQWSLDRANLKNQFKEADRLGARFAVVIGTDELAAGKVSLRDLVSGDQSLVDPAELPATFKKE; translated from the coding sequence ATGAGTTACCAAAACATTCGCGGCACGCACGACATTCTTCCGGCTGAAATTGCCCTGTGGCAATGGCTGGAGCAGACGTTTGGCGCGCTTGCTCATGCTTACGGATACCAAGAAATCCGCACCCCGATTTTCGAAGCGACCGAGCTTTTCGAGCGCAGCAGCGGCGATACCAGCGAGGTGGTGACCAAGGAGATGTACACCTTCCTCGACCGGAAGGGCCGCTCGCTCACGCTGAAGCCCGAGGGCACCGCGCCGGTGATTCGCGCTTACTTGCAGCACCGCCTGGGCCAGCCGAATCAGGTGACCAAACTGTGGTACCTCACCCCATTTTTTCGGTATGAGCGCCCACAGAAGGGGCGCTTCCGCCAGCCGCACCAGTTTGGCTTGGAACTGATCGGGGCGAAGGGGCCGGCGGCTGATGCCGAAATCATCGAGCTGACCTGCCGCTTCTACGAAGCGGTCGGGATCAAGGACACGGTGGTGTTGCTCAACTCGATCGGACGCTCGGCGACGCGCGCCGCGTTTCGCGACGTGCTGCTGGAGCACATGGCGGGCTACATCGAAACCATTAGCGACGAAGACCGCGCGAAGGTCACTAAGAATCCACTGCGGCTCATTGATACCAAGGAGCCGGTCGCGCTGGAACTTTTGAAAAGCGCGCCCCAGATTCTGGACTACTTGGAGGACGACAGCCGCGCGCACTTTGACGGGGTCAGAGCGGCGCTTGATCGCGCCGGAGTGAAGTATCGTCTAGCGCCCGAGGTCGTGCGCGGGCTCGACTATTACACCGACACGGTGTTCGAGGTTCACAGCGAGCACCTTGGCGCGCAGGGCGCGCTCTGCGGAGGCGGACGCTACGATGGCCTGATTCAGGAACTCGGCGGCCCGGCCACACCGAGCGTCGGGGTGGGTATCGGGGTCGAGCGCCTCGGCATCGTGCTTGAAGGCATGGGCATCGCCCGCGAACCCGGTCGTCCGACCGCCTACGTGGTCGCGGCCACACCCGAGGTGTGGGAAGCCGTCGAAAGCCTGGTGCGCACCTTGCGCGGGCAAAGCATCGGCTGCCAGTGGAGCCTCGACCGGGCGAACCTGAAGAACCAGTTCAAAGAGGCCGACCGGCTGGGTGCGCGATTCGCCGTGGTTATCGGCACCGACGAGTTGGCGGCGGGGAAGGTCTCCCTGCGCGACCTCGTGTCGGGCGACCAAAGCTTGGTTGATCCCGCGGAACTCCCGGCAACGTTCAAGAAGGAATGA
- the recO gene encoding DNA repair protein RecO, with translation MAEQSVHAIVLRRRDQGESDRRLTLLCREQGKLEAIARGSRKSGSRLAGISEPLCEANLHLSSGPRRAYVTQAVPLQSFRELRTDYERLTFGLALAEIVEAIAVSEQGAAELFDLFKLSLTYLSLHENPGTCFLWSALQLMDHEGRQPSWNRCVETGVAVAENPAWVSPMVGGYLSAGAHRDAPDRFQVRAEVLLGLAALTPLERPPAKMKFLAESIRLVYDFWVEYAHKPLPATVAVLQSLNLVS, from the coding sequence GTGGCCGAGCAAAGCGTTCACGCCATCGTGTTGCGGCGGCGGGATCAGGGTGAGTCGGACCGCCGACTCACCCTGCTTTGCCGAGAGCAGGGCAAATTGGAGGCAATCGCCCGCGGCTCGCGCAAGAGCGGCTCGCGGCTGGCCGGCATCAGCGAACCCCTCTGCGAGGCGAATCTTCATCTTTCGAGTGGCCCGCGGCGTGCCTACGTCACCCAGGCGGTACCGTTGCAATCCTTCCGCGAACTGCGCACCGACTACGAACGCCTGACGTTTGGGCTTGCCCTGGCCGAAATCGTCGAAGCGATCGCCGTGAGCGAACAAGGCGCAGCGGAACTCTTTGACCTGTTCAAGCTGAGCCTGACGTACCTTAGCCTGCACGAGAACCCGGGCACGTGCTTCCTTTGGTCGGCGCTGCAACTGATGGATCACGAAGGACGCCAGCCGAGTTGGAACCGCTGCGTTGAGACCGGCGTGGCCGTCGCTGAAAACCCGGCGTGGGTCTCGCCGATGGTCGGCGGATATCTTTCTGCGGGTGCGCACCGCGACGCGCCCGACCGATTTCAGGTGCGGGCCGAAGTATTGCTCGGGCTCGCCGCCCTTACACCCCTCGAGCGTCCGCCCGCGAAGATGAAGTTCCTCGCCGAATCCATCCGCCTCGTGTACGACTTTTGGGTGGAGTACGCGCACAAGCCGCTGCCCGCCACGGTCGCTGTCCTGCAGTCCTTGAACCTAGTATCCTAA
- a CDS encoding ribose-phosphate pyrophosphokinase: MNLDNRLRLFCGNAHRELGERVADYLGIHLGSATSTKFSDGEIRLMIDESARGNDVFVIQPTCAPANDSIMELLILLDAFRRASAQRITVVMPYFGYARQDKKVKPREPITARLIADLLTVAGANRIVCVDLHAEQIQGFFDIPVDHLYAGPILARHFEETISPEEDVVVVSPDVGGVSRARSLAERLKAPLAIIAKRRPEPNKVDIIEIIGDVAGKKCVVIDDMIDTGGSVVMGAEQLMKRGATEIIVCASHPVLSGNASQRLQDSVISKVVVTDTIPIASEKRFPKLHVLHCAPLVGEAIRRIHNNESVSGIFENWR, from the coding sequence ATGAACTTGGATAATCGGCTTCGGCTATTCTGCGGCAACGCGCACCGCGAACTCGGCGAGCGCGTCGCGGATTATCTGGGCATTCACCTGGGATCGGCGACGTCAACCAAGTTTAGCGACGGCGAAATCCGTCTGATGATTGATGAGAGCGCCCGCGGGAACGACGTTTTCGTGATTCAGCCGACTTGCGCGCCCGCCAACGACAGCATCATGGAACTGCTGATCTTGCTGGATGCCTTCCGCCGCGCCAGCGCCCAGCGCATCACCGTGGTGATGCCTTACTTTGGATATGCCCGCCAAGATAAAAAGGTCAAGCCGCGCGAACCGATTACCGCTCGACTGATCGCCGACCTGCTTACGGTGGCGGGGGCTAACCGCATTGTCTGTGTGGACCTTCACGCCGAACAGATTCAAGGTTTCTTTGACATCCCGGTGGATCACCTTTACGCCGGCCCGATTTTGGCTCGCCACTTTGAGGAGACCATCAGCCCCGAAGAAGATGTTGTGGTCGTGAGCCCGGACGTGGGTGGCGTGAGTCGCGCTCGAAGCCTGGCTGAGCGCCTCAAGGCCCCGCTGGCCATCATCGCCAAACGTCGTCCCGAACCCAACAAGGTGGACATCATCGAAATCATCGGTGATGTCGCGGGCAAAAAGTGCGTGGTCATTGACGACATGATTGACACCGGCGGAAGCGTCGTGATGGGTGCTGAACAGCTGATGAAGCGCGGCGCGACCGAGATTATCGTTTGCGCAAGCCACCCGGTGCTCAGCGGCAACGCCAGCCAGCGCCTGCAAGACAGCGTGATTTCAAAGGTTGTCGTCACGGACACGATTCCCATCGCCAGCGAAAAGCGATTCCCCAAGCTGCATGTGCTGCATTGCGCGCCGCTGGTGGGCGAGGCCATCCGCCGTATTCATAACAACGAATCGGTCAGCGGCATCTTCGAAAACTGGAGATAG
- the glmU gene encoding bifunctional UDP-N-acetylglucosamine diphosphorylase/glucosamine-1-phosphate N-acetyltransferase GlmU: MAQRRVAGVILAAGKGTRMKSELPKCAHPVCGLAMVEHIGRAMKALGVETPVLVVGHGASQLQASLTDPNYLFEMQETQEGTGHAAKMAMRSLPDFEGPVLLTPGDTPLLNREGLAQVLELFNQGGFAAVVATFTVPDAGNYGRIVRNASGDFAKIVEAKDCNEEERKIGEVNSAVYCFDAARLRAILPRLDKNNAQEEYLLTDVLRFMVEDGDRVGIVEFPDESIFKGVNNRWELAEAGEILRRRLLREHAMNGVTIVDPATTFIEPDVELEPDCLIEPMTTLRGKTRIGAGSIIGPMSVIIDAEIGRECWVRQSQVQASKVADGVKVGPYAHIRPGSTVGRGCKIGNFVELKNAQLGDKVAAGHLAYLGDATVGDGTNIGAGTITCNYDGYAKHRTTIGANTFVGTNSTLVAPLTIGDGAYIAAGSTITKDIEADSLGIGRARTEEKPQWAARYKQRKGTP, from the coding sequence ATGGCTCAAAGACGCGTCGCTGGGGTGATACTCGCCGCCGGGAAGGGAACCCGGATGAAATCTGAGTTGCCCAAGTGCGCCCACCCGGTTTGCGGACTGGCCATGGTTGAGCATATCGGCCGCGCGATGAAGGCGCTCGGCGTGGAAACTCCGGTGCTCGTGGTGGGTCATGGCGCGAGCCAATTGCAAGCCTCACTCACCGATCCGAACTACCTGTTCGAGATGCAGGAGACCCAAGAAGGCACGGGGCACGCGGCGAAAATGGCGATGCGATCCCTGCCGGATTTCGAAGGTCCGGTCCTGCTGACGCCCGGCGACACGCCGCTGCTTAATCGCGAGGGTTTGGCGCAGGTGCTAGAACTGTTCAACCAGGGCGGGTTTGCCGCCGTGGTCGCGACCTTCACCGTGCCCGATGCGGGCAACTATGGCCGCATTGTCCGCAACGCGAGCGGCGACTTCGCCAAGATTGTCGAGGCCAAGGACTGCAACGAAGAAGAACGCAAGATCGGCGAGGTGAACTCGGCGGTCTATTGTTTTGATGCGGCGCGGCTCCGCGCGATTCTGCCTCGGCTGGACAAGAACAACGCTCAGGAGGAGTATCTCCTCACCGACGTGCTGCGGTTTATGGTGGAAGATGGCGACCGAGTCGGCATTGTCGAGTTCCCCGACGAGAGCATCTTCAAGGGCGTCAACAACCGCTGGGAACTCGCCGAGGCCGGCGAAATTCTGCGCCGACGCCTACTGCGCGAGCACGCCATGAACGGCGTGACCATCGTGGATCCCGCCACCACCTTCATTGAGCCCGACGTGGAATTGGAGCCCGATTGCCTGATCGAGCCGATGACCACACTTCGGGGGAAGACCCGCATCGGCGCGGGCTCCATCATTGGCCCCATGAGCGTCATCATTGACGCCGAAATTGGGCGCGAGTGCTGGGTGCGCCAAAGCCAGGTGCAAGCCTCCAAGGTCGCCGACGGAGTCAAAGTCGGCCCCTACGCGCACATCCGGCCCGGAAGCACCGTGGGCCGCGGCTGCAAGATCGGAAATTTTGTGGAACTGAAAAACGCTCAGCTTGGCGACAAAGTCGCCGCCGGGCACCTGGCTTATTTGGGCGACGCCACCGTTGGCGACGGCACAAACATCGGGGCCGGGACGATCACGTGCAACTACGACGGCTATGCCAAGCACCGAACCACCATCGGCGCGAATACCTTCGTCGGGACCAACTCCACGTTGGTTGCACCCTTAACCATTGGTGACGGCGCATACATTGCCGCGGGCAGCACAATCACCAAGGATATTGAAGCGGATTCGCTCGGAATCGGACGAGCGAGAACGGAAGAAAAACCACAATGGGCAGCACGCTACAAGCAACGGAAGGGGACTCCTTAA
- a CDS encoding cupredoxin domain-containing protein has product MRIFVCLALVGSCVAAQAALFNVDIRNFAFSPDMLTINVGDQVRWTNNDFAPHTASSTAGPMSFNSGTLGNGQSFTFTFTAAGSYDYMCNFHHDMMGSVNVVPEPSSILAMGLAGLILMRRRRSN; this is encoded by the coding sequence ATGCGTATTTTCGTGTGTCTCGCCCTCGTGGGCTCGTGTGTGGCGGCTCAGGCCGCCCTCTTCAATGTGGATATCCGCAACTTTGCGTTTAGTCCCGACATGCTCACCATCAATGTGGGCGACCAGGTGCGTTGGACGAACAACGATTTTGCCCCGCACACCGCCAGCAGCACGGCCGGGCCGATGTCGTTCAACAGCGGGACTCTGGGCAATGGCCAATCGTTCACCTTTACGTTCACCGCGGCGGGCAGCTACGACTACATGTGCAACTTCCACCACGACATGATGGGGAGCGTGAACGTGGTGCCGGAACCTAGTTCGATCCTGGCGATGGGCCTAGCTGGCCTGATCCTGATGCGTCGCCGACGCTCAAACTAA
- a CDS encoding adenylate/guanylate cyclase domain-containing protein, translating to MQDYHHSGQRILAAIMFTDIVGFSMLMGRDERGTMTALDRDFALMEQECALHGGQVIKRTGDGLLMYFVSASDAVQSALSMQQLLHDQARNIAPGQLLEHRMGIHLGDVVITENDVIGDGVNVAQRLQGEAKPGAICMSQVVYDTIKGKIKVSPLSLGTKHLKHIIEPVVVWMIPPIGGSGTVHRMTATPPMEGIDLTPIQVAEPTRGRSLLVMFGALVALTVAAVGVLTILKNSAKQASDSQRAVEQAAINREKRDTAKKDADKPATPPTTPEQVDPDADILAPVSELDAALSADPERLAAIAEFRKKYEFSFIAQRVASSSLSGTPKGRQFANHYSQLSQFMAFVQTNATQFPKDAPLDVMGSKIAGDGGRLMVLGSDGNWAEITVDEMQPGGVVAIANAIGQAKPELATAEVTRQLKAFQREFSLSVGDASGSGQLGPSPGSN from the coding sequence ATGCAGGATTATCATCACTCGGGTCAGCGCATTCTCGCCGCCATCATGTTCACCGATATCGTCGGCTTCTCCATGCTCATGGGGCGCGACGAACGCGGCACCATGACGGCCCTGGATCGCGACTTTGCTCTGATGGAGCAAGAGTGCGCCCTGCACGGCGGCCAAGTAATCAAGCGCACCGGCGACGGCTTGCTGATGTACTTCGTCAGCGCGTCCGACGCCGTTCAATCGGCCCTTTCGATGCAGCAGCTTCTGCACGACCAGGCGCGCAACATCGCGCCGGGCCAGCTTCTGGAGCATCGCATGGGCATCCACCTGGGCGACGTCGTGATAACCGAAAACGACGTCATTGGCGACGGCGTGAACGTGGCTCAGCGTCTGCAGGGCGAAGCAAAACCTGGCGCGATCTGCATGTCGCAAGTGGTGTACGACACGATTAAAGGCAAGATCAAGGTGAGTCCGCTCAGCCTCGGAACCAAGCACCTCAAGCACATCATCGAACCCGTGGTGGTGTGGATGATTCCGCCTATTGGCGGCTCCGGAACGGTGCACCGCATGACCGCCACGCCGCCCATGGAGGGGATTGACCTCACGCCGATTCAGGTCGCCGAACCCACGCGCGGTCGGTCGCTGCTGGTCATGTTTGGGGCGCTCGTGGCCCTGACCGTGGCCGCCGTGGGCGTGCTCACGATTCTCAAGAATTCGGCGAAGCAGGCAAGCGATTCGCAGCGCGCGGTGGAGCAAGCCGCCATCAATCGCGAGAAGCGGGATACCGCCAAAAAGGATGCGGACAAGCCCGCCACCCCGCCCACCACGCCGGAGCAAGTGGACCCGGACGCCGACATTTTGGCCCCGGTCAGCGAGTTAGATGCCGCGCTCTCGGCGGACCCCGAGCGCTTGGCTGCCATCGCCGAGTTTCGTAAGAAGTACGAATTCAGCTTCATTGCCCAGCGGGTTGCGTCAAGCAGCCTGAGCGGCACGCCGAAGGGTCGGCAGTTTGCCAACCACTACAGTCAGCTTTCGCAGTTTATGGCGTTCGTGCAAACCAACGCCACGCAGTTCCCCAAGGACGCGCCGCTCGATGTGATGGGGAGCAAAATCGCGGGCGACGGAGGTCGCCTCATGGTGCTGGGGAGCGACGGCAACTGGGCCGAAATCACGGTGGACGAGATGCAACCCGGCGGGGTCGTGGCGATTGCGAACGCGATTGGGCAAGCGAAGCCCGAGCTGGCGACTGCCGAAGTCACCCGCCAGCTCAAGGCGTTTCAGCGCGAGTTTAGTTTGAGCGTCGGCGACGCATCAGGATCAGGCCAGCTAGGCCCATCGCCAGGATCGAACTAG
- the flhA gene encoding flagellar biosynthesis protein FlhA, translating to MPTIQKLLRQTDLLIGAALLVVVAMLILPLPHWILDLGLVAAIASSVVILLSAVNVDDPLKMSVFPSLLLLTTLFRLALSIAATKLILGSGTAGAVIETFGNFVMGGDFIVGFIAFLILMIVQFMVITNGSGRVSEVVARFTLDAMPGKQMAIDADLAAGMIDETQARERRKNVKREADFYGAMDGASKFVKGDAVASILIIIVNIVGGFAMGFMRGDGDAMTILKTYALLSVGEGLVSQIPALLISTASGLLVTRAGQERGMGGEVLSQVLGQPKALLSGAGALAVFAFIPGFPATIFLGMAAALFGAYKFATKNPDLTQVLKTDEEKRAEIDAQAQQVAQAQPTGPEAVLPLLQVDALEIEIGHGLTRLADTRAGGDLPDRIGASRREIAMELGFVMPSVRIRDNINLGPNEYCIKVRGEEIGRARIEPSMLLAMKGGSDNPPLVGIPTKEPVFGLEAYWIDRGHAEDAKMSGYTVVEPNIMISTHLTEIVKTHAPELLTRQDVNTLLDQAKVQNPTVVNELVPSVVKVGDVQKVLRHLLRERVPIRDMVTILETMSDYADRVKDFDSMGELVRAEICRTVTRQNMDGDKLFCLTLDAHVEDVLNGALQNTTLGSVLVLNAQMREQLFTALRAETDKAMMMGNQPVLLASNMVRLPLRRFIEHEFPFLQVMAYNEVASKVDVELLGSIRFAEQFAA from the coding sequence ATGCCCACCATTCAAAAGCTTCTTCGGCAAACTGACCTCCTGATCGGGGCGGCCCTCCTTGTGGTCGTCGCCATGCTGATTTTGCCGTTGCCGCACTGGATTCTCGACCTTGGCTTGGTTGCCGCCATCGCATCCAGTGTCGTGATTCTGCTGTCCGCGGTGAACGTGGACGACCCGCTCAAGATGAGCGTCTTCCCCTCGCTGCTGTTGCTCACCACGCTGTTTCGATTGGCGCTAAGCATTGCCGCCACGAAGCTGATTTTGGGTTCGGGAACCGCGGGTGCCGTCATCGAAACCTTCGGGAACTTCGTCATGGGTGGCGACTTCATCGTCGGGTTTATCGCGTTCCTTATCCTGATGATCGTGCAGTTCATGGTCATCACGAATGGTTCGGGCCGGGTCTCGGAAGTTGTGGCCCGCTTCACGTTGGACGCCATGCCCGGTAAGCAGATGGCAATTGATGCCGACCTCGCGGCCGGGATGATTGACGAAACCCAAGCTCGCGAGCGCCGTAAAAACGTCAAGCGAGAGGCCGACTTTTACGGGGCAATGGACGGTGCCTCGAAGTTTGTCAAGGGCGACGCGGTTGCCTCGATCCTCATCATCATCGTCAACATCGTCGGTGGATTCGCCATGGGCTTTATGCGCGGCGACGGCGACGCGATGACGATTCTCAAGACGTACGCCCTGCTTTCGGTCGGTGAGGGTCTGGTTTCGCAGATTCCCGCGCTGCTGATTTCCACCGCGAGCGGTTTGCTCGTGACCCGCGCCGGGCAAGAGCGCGGCATGGGCGGCGAAGTGCTGAGCCAGGTGCTCGGCCAGCCTAAGGCTCTGCTTTCTGGGGCGGGTGCGCTCGCCGTTTTCGCGTTCATTCCCGGGTTCCCGGCCACCATTTTCCTGGGCATGGCGGCGGCCCTTTTTGGCGCGTACAAGTTTGCGACTAAGAACCCCGACCTCACTCAAGTTTTGAAAACCGACGAAGAGAAAAGAGCCGAAATCGATGCTCAAGCCCAGCAGGTGGCGCAGGCGCAACCGACCGGACCCGAGGCCGTGCTCCCGCTTTTGCAGGTGGACGCCCTCGAAATCGAGATCGGGCATGGCCTCACGCGTCTCGCCGATACTCGCGCGGGCGGCGACTTGCCCGATCGCATCGGCGCGAGCCGCCGCGAAATCGCGATGGAACTTGGCTTTGTCATGCCGAGCGTTCGCATCCGCGACAACATCAACCTCGGCCCCAATGAATACTGCATCAAGGTCCGGGGCGAAGAAATTGGCCGGGCCCGCATCGAACCGAGCATGCTCTTGGCAATGAAGGGCGGTTCGGATAACCCGCCGCTGGTGGGGATTCCGACTAAGGAGCCGGTGTTTGGCCTCGAAGCGTACTGGATCGACCGCGGCCACGCCGAAGACGCGAAGATGTCGGGCTACACCGTCGTCGAGCCCAATATCATGATCTCGACTCACCTCACCGAGATCGTCAAGACCCACGCGCCTGAACTCCTCACCCGGCAAGATGTCAACACGCTGCTCGACCAGGCGAAGGTCCAAAACCCGACCGTCGTCAACGAGTTGGTGCCGAGCGTGGTGAAGGTGGGCGACGTGCAAAAGGTGCTCCGGCACCTGCTCCGCGAACGTGTGCCGATCCGCGACATGGTCACGATCCTGGAAACCATGTCGGACTACGCCGACCGCGTTAAGGACTTTGATTCGATGGGCGAGCTTGTGCGCGCCGAAATCTGCCGCACCGTGACTCGCCAGAACATGGACGGCGATAAGCTGTTCTGCTTAACGCTCGACGCCCATGTGGAGGACGTGCTGAACGGCGCGCTGCAAAACACCACGCTCGGCTCGGTGCTGGTGCTCAACGCCCAAATGCGCGAACAACTCTTTACGGCGTTGCGCGCGGAGACGGATAAGGCGATGATGATGGGCAACCAGCCCGTGCTGCTCGCCTCGAACATGGTGCGGTTGCCGCTGCGCCGGTTTATCGAGCACGAGTTCCCCTTCTTGCAGGTCATGGCCTACAACGAAGTCGCGAGCAAGGTGGACGTCGAGCTTCTCGGGTCTATCCGGTTCGCCGAACAGTTCGCTGCTTAA
- a CDS encoding VanZ family protein, whose amino-acid sequence MQKPSPLIIVVGLAFLGWLVVGWAQYDLRTFLALALAAMLTLGAGSAQSFAVATFLHGLVAYLPLVTTAFLWSAYKSSIPSAMWQPYLALAGVSVCVSLPSLVRDVSLRRSLGWFVVAGLLGLSIAYLSGARGGPDPMRNFFIQAFGLSYDAAYALTHIVRKTIHFVFYGLLAYSTMRAALAARDDLRRAVWFGVGWAMSHAIFDEWRQSFLVGRSGSVWDVALDLAGVVTIVGIFMVWRLVRPRPESR is encoded by the coding sequence ATGCAAAAACCCAGCCCCCTCATTATAGTCGTCGGGCTCGCGTTCCTTGGGTGGCTGGTCGTGGGCTGGGCGCAGTATGACTTGCGCACGTTTTTGGCGCTGGCCCTGGCGGCCATGTTGACGCTTGGCGCGGGCTCCGCGCAGAGCTTTGCCGTGGCCACCTTTCTTCACGGATTGGTCGCCTACCTACCGTTGGTCACAACCGCGTTTTTGTGGTCGGCCTATAAGAGCAGTATTCCGAGTGCAATGTGGCAGCCCTATTTGGCGCTGGCCGGAGTGAGCGTTTGTGTGAGCCTTCCAAGCTTGGTTCGCGATGTTTCCCTGCGTCGGAGTTTAGGGTGGTTTGTCGTCGCCGGCTTGCTCGGGCTCTCGATCGCCTATCTCAGCGGAGCGCGCGGCGGACCCGACCCGATGCGCAACTTCTTTATTCAGGCCTTTGGGCTGAGCTACGACGCGGCGTACGCGCTTACGCACATCGTCCGCAAGACCATTCATTTTGTGTTCTACGGATTGCTCGCGTACAGCACGATGCGCGCGGCGTTGGCCGCTCGGGATGACCTCCGGCGAGCCGTTTGGTTTGGCGTGGGGTGGGCGATGTCGCATGCGATTTTCGATGAATGGCGGCAGAGCTTTTTGGTCGGGCGGAGCGGTTCGGTGTGGGATGTCGCGCTCGACCTGGCAGGCGTCGTCACGATTGTGGGAATCTTTATGGTGTGGCGCTTAGTGCGTCCGCGTCCTGAATCAAGGTGA
- the surE gene encoding 5'/3'-nucleotidase SurE, translating into MKILITNDDGVHAKGIAVLARVAQRLGDVKIYAPDRERSACGHGMTLRDPLRVRQVNWERVCGYWGEPSRAEAFEVNGIPVDCVNVGLTEGWPECDLVLSGINHGPNLGFDVTYSGTVAGAMEGAINNVRAISLSMALFVEGQPLHLDTAEIWLNEYLPRLVETKLPERTFLNVNIPAIAAPEIQGVKVVGMGQRVYEDRVELRSDPWGRPYYWQGGVVVMDAKAPDTDVHSVSQGYVSVTPITLDWTDRGAMAALADELA; encoded by the coding sequence ATGAAGATTTTGATCACCAACGACGATGGCGTGCATGCCAAAGGAATTGCCGTGCTGGCGCGGGTTGCCCAGCGACTCGGCGACGTGAAGATTTACGCTCCGGACCGCGAGCGCAGCGCCTGCGGTCACGGCATGACGCTGCGCGATCCGTTGCGCGTGCGTCAGGTGAATTGGGAGCGAGTCTGCGGCTATTGGGGTGAACCGAGCCGGGCCGAGGCGTTTGAAGTCAACGGCATTCCCGTGGACTGCGTCAACGTCGGCCTGACCGAAGGCTGGCCCGAGTGCGACCTGGTGCTGAGCGGCATCAATCACGGCCCGAACCTGGGGTTCGACGTGACCTACAGCGGGACCGTCGCGGGGGCAATGGAGGGCGCCATTAATAATGTCCGCGCGATTTCGCTGAGCATGGCGCTGTTTGTCGAAGGGCAACCGCTTCACTTGGACACCGCCGAAATCTGGCTGAACGAATATCTGCCTCGATTGGTGGAGACCAAACTGCCTGAGCGCACCTTCCTCAATGTCAACATTCCCGCGATTGCCGCGCCCGAGATTCAGGGCGTCAAGGTGGTGGGCATGGGGCAACGTGTCTATGAAGACCGCGTCGAGCTCCGCAGCGATCCCTGGGGACGGCCTTATTACTGGCAGGGCGGCGTGGTGGTGATGGACGCGAAGGCGCCGGATACCGATGTTCACAGCGTGAGCCAAGGCTATGTAAGCGTGACTCCGATTACGCTGGATTGGACCGATCGGGGCGCGATGGCGGCCTTGGCCGACGAACTCGCCTAG